Proteins encoded by one window of Ulvibacter sp. MAR_2010_11:
- a CDS encoding serine hydrolase, which produces MKKILLILGVLFITAGFTSISFYPIDGYEYTGIKRLKRLELIKSGDIKDGTVLPPGAMKSFTDIQLNLFGRHQDSVNQFLQVDEQFQQDINGLFRGLDKSYSLTVLDITDPNAPKYAERNIKAGYQPGSVGKLAVLYALFVQLAKIYPDAFEDRIALLKNKSVTSGKWGLTDSHTVPIFNVETNKLVKRQVIASDVFTLFEWTDHMLSVSNNGAASIVWREVLLMQAFGDKYPALTETEAEVYFKNTPRKELTDLSNDVVNLPLRDLGITSDEWRLGSFFTSGANYYVGDKGGSTGTAIGLMKFLIQLEQGKVVDAKSSLEMKRLMYMTDRRIRYANSSTLKDAAVYFKSGSLYKCDRSKGENCGKYMGNVTNYMNSVAIVEHPDNHCYMVVLMSNVLRKNSATDHMNLATSIDKVIRK; this is translated from the coding sequence ATGAAAAAAATATTATTAATACTCGGTGTCTTATTTATAACCGCCGGTTTTACCTCGATAAGCTTCTACCCTATCGATGGCTACGAATATACCGGCATTAAGCGATTAAAGCGTCTTGAACTTATAAAAAGCGGCGACATTAAAGATGGTACCGTACTTCCTCCCGGAGCCATGAAGTCTTTTACCGATATTCAGCTTAACCTGTTTGGAAGGCATCAGGACAGTGTTAATCAATTTTTACAAGTAGATGAACAGTTTCAACAGGATATCAATGGCTTATTTCGGGGGCTGGATAAAAGCTATTCCCTTACGGTCTTAGACATTACAGATCCCAATGCTCCAAAATATGCAGAGCGTAACATTAAGGCAGGTTATCAACCAGGAAGCGTAGGTAAACTGGCGGTACTTTACGCTTTATTCGTTCAATTGGCAAAAATATATCCCGACGCTTTTGAAGACCGAATTGCATTATTAAAAAATAAATCGGTTACCTCCGGAAAATGGGGTCTTACCGACTCGCATACTGTTCCTATTTTTAACGTTGAAACCAATAAATTAGTAAAGCGACAGGTAATCGCTAGTGATGTCTTTACCTTATTTGAATGGACAGATCATATGCTTTCCGTTAGCAATAACGGGGCAGCCAGTATCGTTTGGAGAGAAGTGCTGCTTATGCAGGCATTTGGTGATAAATATCCCGCCTTAACCGAAACTGAAGCTGAGGTCTATTTTAAAAATACTCCTAGAAAGGAATTGACCGATCTTTCAAATGACGTGGTGAACCTTCCGTTACGAGACTTAGGTATTACAAGTGACGAATGGCGTTTGGGAAGCTTTTTTACAAGTGGTGCCAATTATTATGTAGGTGATAAAGGCGGAAGTACCGGAACAGCCATCGGACTTATGAAATTCTTAATTCAATTGGAGCAAGGAAAGGTTGTCGATGCAAAATCCAGTCTGGAAATGAAGCGCCTTATGTATATGACCGACAGACGAATTCGGTACGCAAATTCATCTACTTTAAAAGATGCAGCGGTCTATTTTAAATCGGGAAGTTTGTATAAATGTGACAGAAGCAAAGGAGAAAACTGTGGGAAATACATGGGTAACGTTACCAATTATATGAATTCGGTTGCTATTGTGGAACATCCGGACAATCATTGTTATATGGTTGTTTTAATGTCGAATGTGCTTCGGAAAAATTCGGCAACAGATCACATGAATCTAGCGACCAGTATCGATAAAGTGATTCGGAAGTAA
- a CDS encoding PEP/pyruvate-binding domain-containing protein translates to MKNYTFLISLFLLGAFTNTFSQKLSNEYIKEQIVVYKNDLRGPYKDIRWFCTDGSIRQPKDPCPQNIGPGVQHARYKESVENLGKRNHIFLGQILAYTKSETLWDPSNNHSRLKQYQLGKYLGSVDNGWILEKAQFYRGALQSEDEEKAGIDFYKWLLSKDNELEQKFFLIRQSLKDVPHSGDDNLAQLMRSQSKVISDIYPAFMDLRIKIHGQPDLGDIEKVKKFKSSHGTKASSNVSKQLDELIVTMTQFYTPFDIPSLLKKNSNLKGTPLGNSIETYIVKNNNETNPAVLIPETARLLQEIRIGILTEKRATARLQLLDISLKLEEIIFKTEPQWVPTTLQQLLQKVYFLGMGTAGAGYIEQWEWQQLKKVLKPSENNNTLGQLTAVLDAARSEVEWSAAMVKANYQDVVNEYTVFEPQAYAFIDDKIRGSIALHLGKSVGQLGDFIATESSLTNKVLSIPNQSSIRGLNPGYAFGELVVVSGSSEEIEVSSNKIYVFERPPSDLKPVAGIATVAEGNLVSHVQLLARNLGIPNAALSDENLRSLQQYNGKRVFYAVSNKGNVIIKLEADMTSEEKALFTKKERKEEKIAVPIEKIRLDQNKVLNLRDVDASDSGTTCGPKAANLGQLKQMFPENVVEGLVIPFGIFREHMDQTMPGQNKTYWNFLNDMFTEAEKMRSRNIPDAEVENYQLRELETLRAAIKKMPLKASFVSQMEEGFKTILGKPIGQIPVFLRSDTNMEDLKDFTGAGLNLTLFNVAARDKILEGIKDVWASPYTERSFKWRQKYLSNPENVFPSILVIPSVDVDYSGVLITKGISSGDANDLTVAFSRGAGGAVDGQSAEAYLIRMDESYELLAPAREPFYNRLPLTGGTSKQAATFETRILSEADIKQICELAEKIRELLPQVHEGYNGAYDVELGFKDGKLWLFQVRPFVENKKALSSGYLESITPTTDTKKEISLSTKI, encoded by the coding sequence ATGAAAAATTATACCTTTTTAATTTCACTTTTCCTTTTAGGGGCTTTTACTAATACTTTTTCTCAAAAACTGAGTAATGAATACATCAAGGAGCAAATAGTAGTATATAAAAATGACCTTCGAGGACCATATAAAGATATACGATGGTTTTGCACCGATGGCAGTATACGGCAGCCCAAAGACCCTTGTCCTCAGAATATTGGCCCGGGTGTACAGCATGCACGATACAAGGAAAGTGTAGAAAATCTTGGAAAAAGAAATCATATTTTTCTTGGTCAGATTTTAGCTTACACCAAATCGGAAACGCTTTGGGATCCTTCAAATAATCATTCGCGGCTAAAACAATATCAACTCGGGAAATATCTGGGGTCAGTTGACAACGGTTGGATTCTCGAGAAAGCTCAGTTTTACAGAGGTGCCTTACAATCTGAAGATGAAGAAAAAGCCGGCATCGATTTTTACAAATGGTTGTTATCAAAAGACAACGAACTGGAACAAAAATTTTTCCTAATACGACAGTCATTAAAGGATGTTCCGCATAGCGGGGATGATAATTTGGCGCAACTTATGCGAAGTCAGTCCAAAGTAATTAGTGATATATATCCCGCCTTTATGGATCTGCGAATAAAAATTCACGGGCAACCCGATCTGGGAGATATTGAAAAGGTAAAAAAGTTTAAGTCTTCACATGGTACAAAAGCTTCGTCCAATGTTAGCAAGCAATTGGACGAATTGATAGTCACCATGACACAGTTCTACACTCCTTTCGATATTCCTTCCTTGCTAAAGAAAAACAGCAACTTAAAAGGCACTCCTCTTGGAAATAGTATTGAAACATATATCGTAAAAAACAACAATGAAACTAACCCCGCGGTGCTTATTCCCGAAACGGCAAGGCTTTTACAGGAGATTCGAATAGGCATCCTTACTGAAAAACGCGCCACGGCCCGATTGCAATTGTTGGATATTTCATTAAAGTTGGAAGAAATTATTTTTAAAACCGAGCCTCAATGGGTCCCGACTACGCTTCAACAATTATTGCAAAAAGTGTACTTTCTGGGCATGGGAACTGCAGGTGCAGGATATATAGAACAGTGGGAATGGCAACAACTTAAAAAAGTCCTGAAGCCTTCCGAAAATAACAACACCTTGGGGCAGCTTACCGCTGTGTTGGACGCGGCACGCAGTGAAGTAGAATGGAGTGCTGCTATGGTCAAGGCAAATTACCAGGATGTGGTTAACGAATATACCGTATTTGAACCTCAGGCGTATGCCTTTATCGATGATAAAATAAGAGGTTCCATCGCCTTGCATCTGGGTAAAAGCGTTGGGCAATTAGGTGATTTTATCGCGACCGAATCTTCTCTTACCAATAAGGTTTTATCCATTCCCAATCAGAGTTCAATACGTGGTTTAAATCCGGGGTATGCTTTTGGCGAATTGGTAGTAGTGTCGGGTTCTTCGGAAGAAATTGAAGTCTCATCCAATAAAATATATGTATTTGAACGTCCGCCATCCGATCTTAAACCGGTAGCGGGGATTGCAACTGTCGCCGAAGGAAATTTGGTTTCTCACGTTCAGCTTTTGGCGAGAAATTTAGGAATCCCCAACGCTGCGCTTTCCGATGAAAACTTACGAAGTCTTCAGCAGTACAACGGAAAACGGGTGTTTTATGCAGTTTCCAACAAGGGGAATGTTATCATAAAATTGGAAGCAGATATGACTTCCGAAGAAAAAGCGCTTTTTACAAAGAAGGAACGCAAGGAGGAAAAAATAGCTGTCCCAATTGAAAAAATTAGGCTGGACCAAAACAAAGTACTCAATTTGCGAGATGTGGATGCATCAGATTCAGGAACTACTTGCGGCCCGAAAGCGGCCAATCTGGGGCAGCTTAAACAAATGTTCCCCGAAAATGTAGTGGAAGGATTAGTTATTCCCTTCGGAATTTTCAGAGAACACATGGACCAAACCATGCCCGGACAAAACAAAACATACTGGAACTTTTTAAACGACATGTTCACTGAAGCCGAGAAAATGCGCAGTCGTAATATTCCTGATGCAGAAGTAGAAAATTATCAATTACGGGAGCTCGAAACGCTTAGAGCCGCCATAAAAAAAATGCCGCTCAAGGCAAGTTTTGTTTCTCAAATGGAAGAAGGTTTTAAAACTATTCTGGGAAAACCCATTGGACAAATCCCTGTGTTTCTGCGTAGTGACACCAATATGGAAGATTTAAAGGATTTTACCGGAGCAGGGTTAAATCTTACCCTATTTAATGTGGCAGCACGCGATAAAATTTTAGAGGGAATTAAAGATGTTTGGGCGTCACCTTATACCGAGCGCAGTTTTAAATGGCGCCAAAAATATTTATCGAACCCCGAGAACGTTTTTCCGTCTATTCTTGTAATTCCGAGTGTAGATGTAGATTACAGCGGTGTTTTAATTACAAAAGGTATTAGTTCCGGCGATGCCAACGATCTTACCGTAGCCTTTAGCCGAGGAGCCGGCGGTGCGGTAGACGGACAGTCGGCCGAAGCGTATTTAATTAGAATGGATGAAAGCTATGAGTTGTTGGCTCCTGCTCGGGAACCTTTTTACAACCGACTTCCACTCACCGGTGGAACTTCCAAACAGGCTGCGACTTTCGAAACCAGGATCCTTTCAGAAGCCGATATCAAACAAATTTGCGAGCTGGCTGAAAAAATCAGGGAATTACTCCCTCAGGTACATGAAGGTTATAATGGGGCTTACGATGTAGAGCTGGGCTTTAAAGATGGAAAACTGTGGTTGTTTCAGGTGAGACCCTTTGTTGAAAACAAGAAAGCCTTAAGCTCAGGTTACCTGGAATCGATTACCCCTACAACAGATACTAAAAAGGAAATTTCACTTTCAACAAAAATATAA
- a CDS encoding isoprenylcysteine carboxylmethyltransferase family protein, with product MKKDIFYLLVQFILFTLFFINWEDNLGLGIPGWVDYFFFIVIGFGLLVILFGIINLNENATLFSTASKKSNIVFRGIYKYVRHPIYLGLIIAMMAFSLYSQSVAKLLLMVALSIAFYLKSRHEEKLLEKTFSNYKQYKAKTGRFFPKRNDSAS from the coding sequence TTGAAAAAAGATATTTTTTACCTGCTTGTTCAATTTATACTATTCACTTTATTTTTTATTAATTGGGAAGATAATTTGGGTCTAGGTATTCCCGGCTGGGTTGATTACTTTTTCTTTATTGTAATTGGGTTTGGATTGTTGGTAATATTATTTGGAATTATCAATCTTAACGAAAATGCAACGCTTTTTTCGACCGCTTCAAAGAAATCGAATATCGTATTCAGGGGAATCTACAAGTATGTTAGACACCCTATTTATTTGGGATTAATTATCGCAATGATGGCTTTTTCATTGTACTCGCAATCGGTTGCAAAACTCCTCCTTATGGTAGCCTTGTCAATTGCTTTCTATTTGAAATCCCGCCATGAAGAAAAGCTGCTGGAAAAAACATTTTCTAATTACAAGCAGTACAAAGCCAAAACCGGACGCTTTTTTCCGAAGAGAAACGATAGCGCTTCTTGA
- the trxB gene encoding thioredoxin-disulfide reductase produces the protein MSDTIERIKCLIIGSGPAGYTAAIYAARADLKPVMYTGMEPGGQLTTTTEVDNFPGYPEGIDGPTMMVQLQQQAERFGTEVRIGMVTAVDFSDEMGGIHKITVDNATHIEAETVIISTGATAKYLGLPSEQRLRGGGVSACAVCDGFFYKGQDVAIVGGGDTAAEEATYLANICKKVTMLVRKDHLKASKAMQHRVTATKNIDLRYNTEVDEVLGDMVVEGLRMVNNETGEKEEIAITGLFIAIGHKPNTDIFKGQLDMDATGYVITKGKSTKTNKPGVFASGDVQDKEYRQAVTAAGTGCMAALDAERYLVSVDSEVTA, from the coding sequence ATGTCTGATACAATTGAAAGAATAAAATGCCTTATAATCGGGTCCGGACCTGCGGGCTATACTGCTGCCATTTATGCGGCCAGAGCCGACTTAAAGCCGGTGATGTACACAGGAATGGAGCCCGGGGGTCAATTAACGACCACTACCGAAGTTGATAATTTCCCTGGTTATCCCGAAGGAATTGACGGTCCTACCATGATGGTGCAATTGCAGCAACAAGCCGAACGCTTTGGAACTGAAGTGCGTATTGGGATGGTAACCGCAGTAGATTTCAGCGATGAAATGGGAGGGATCCATAAAATTACAGTGGACAATGCAACACATATAGAAGCCGAAACCGTTATTATTTCTACGGGAGCCACAGCAAAATATTTAGGCTTACCGAGTGAACAACGTTTACGAGGTGGAGGAGTTTCTGCCTGCGCCGTTTGCGACGGCTTTTTCTATAAAGGTCAGGATGTAGCGATTGTTGGAGGAGGGGATACCGCCGCCGAAGAAGCTACTTATCTCGCTAATATTTGTAAAAAGGTAACCATGTTGGTGCGTAAGGATCATTTAAAGGCATCTAAAGCCATGCAACATAGAGTTACTGCTACCAAAAATATTGATCTTCGCTATAACACCGAAGTTGATGAGGTGCTAGGTGATATGGTAGTTGAAGGATTACGTATGGTTAATAACGAAACCGGAGAAAAGGAAGAAATAGCCATTACCGGACTATTCATTGCCATTGGGCACAAACCCAACACCGACATTTTCAAAGGTCAGTTGGACATGGATGCCACCGGGTATGTAATTACCAAAGGGAAATCTACCAAAACAAACAAACCGGGAGTTTTTGCCAGTGGTGATGTACAGGACAAAGAATACCGACAAGCAGTTACCGCAGCCGGTACAGGTTGTATGGCAGCACTGGATGCAGAACGTTATTTAGTATCGGTGGATAGTGAAGTGACCGCATAA
- a CDS encoding nuclear transport factor 2 family protein, whose translation MKFISLFILLLSASLIAQVEETSELFKTLKSKDSLLFDIGFNTCDLSQFEVLVTDDLEFYHDLGGILKSKEAFLEITKNGICKEDDYVSRRELLEGSLKVFPLYNNGVLYGAIQIGEHRFFEKPKGKPETKGSTAKFTHLWLFINEEWLLSRILSFDHVAP comes from the coding sequence ATGAAATTTATAAGTCTTTTCATTCTTTTACTATCGGCTTCTCTAATTGCACAGGTTGAGGAAACTTCCGAACTATTTAAAACATTAAAAAGCAAGGATAGCCTGCTATTCGATATTGGTTTTAACACCTGTGACCTGTCTCAATTTGAAGTATTGGTCACCGATGATCTCGAATTTTACCACGATCTGGGAGGTATCCTCAAATCGAAAGAAGCCTTTCTGGAAATTACAAAGAATGGTATTTGCAAAGAAGATGACTATGTTTCGCGACGTGAGTTACTTGAAGGTAGTTTAAAAGTATTTCCGCTATACAACAATGGAGTGCTTTATGGTGCCATACAGATAGGAGAACATCGCTTTTTTGAAAAACCCAAAGGAAAACCTGAAACCAAAGGCAGTACAGCAAAGTTTACACATCTTTGGTTATTCATAAATGAAGAATGGTTACTTTCGAGAATATTGAGTTTTGATCATGTAGCACCCTAA
- a CDS encoding head GIN domain-containing protein, whose product MKSINITIALITLLVLSSCNFNLQLGQVDGNGHVTTEERPLNGPFHEVKGSAGLDVYLSEGAEEKVVVEADENLMEIIETEIHNGRLTITTTESIGRSKAKKVHVTYVSLDKILASSGSDVIANSVVKSEVLSLDASSGADLEVEIFAKEAYVETSSGADIKVSGKASSLFADASSGSDLNAKNLMVLNCNADASSGADITVNVKESLKADASSGGDVNYYGNPSAVTNNGSKSGSVRKM is encoded by the coding sequence ATGAAATCAATCAATATCACAATCGCATTAATAACCCTCCTGGTACTGTCCTCCTGCAATTTTAATCTGCAACTGGGACAAGTAGACGGAAATGGCCATGTAACCACCGAAGAGCGGCCTCTAAACGGCCCGTTCCACGAGGTAAAAGGAAGTGCGGGTCTGGACGTGTATTTATCTGAAGGTGCCGAAGAAAAAGTAGTAGTTGAAGCCGATGAAAACCTGATGGAGATAATAGAAACCGAAATTCATAATGGAAGACTCACCATCACTACCACCGAAAGCATAGGAAGATCGAAAGCTAAAAAAGTACATGTTACCTATGTGAGTTTAGATAAAATTTTGGCTTCGAGTGGGTCCGATGTCATTGCAAATTCGGTGGTTAAAAGTGAAGTACTATCGTTGGATGCCAGCAGTGGTGCCGATCTTGAAGTGGAAATTTTCGCAAAGGAAGCCTATGTTGAAACCAGTAGCGGGGCCGATATAAAAGTGAGTGGAAAAGCATCATCATTATTTGCAGATGCTTCAAGCGGGAGCGACCTCAACGCCAAAAACCTGATGGTTCTTAATTGTAATGCAGATGCTTCGAGTGGCGCAGATATTACCGTAAACGTAAAAGAAAGTCTTAAAGCCGATGCTTCGAGCGGCGGCGATGTAAATTATTACGGAAACCCTTCCGCAGTGACTAATAACGGAAGTAAGTCCGGAAGCGTTCGTAAAATGTAA
- a CDS encoding PspC domain-containing protein, with product MNKTVNINLAGTFFHIDEDAFGKLSRYLDAIKKSLSDPQGGDEILRDIEARIAELFSEKLESSSHVITLKEVDAVIKVMGQPEDYMVDEEIFEDTPSTAKTRKSTSHKQLFRDIDNKFISGVSSGLAHYVGIDAIWIRLSWVLLTLLTSGIFIVIYILFWILVPAAESTSDKLKMTGEPINISNIEKKFKEGYDTVADKVKSVDYDKYGERVKSGTTGFFDALGSILLTILKIFVKFIGVILIIISLSTLIGLIVGLFTFGSIDLWGHGEVMDYIALVDTTNAPIWLISLLVLLAVGIPFFVLFILGLKLLIDNLKSIGTPAKIILLAVWFLSIIGLGILGIRQATEQAYNGEFVEETALSIHTGDTLRLAMVANKHYEYNVRRSGGVEIKYDENDEKIIYSNDVRLIIRSTRDSIGKIVVEKTAEGKSLLEAKKRAEAINYNFSANNNSVLLDGYFLTNIDNKYRNQEVQVIMYLPVGTILYAEENTYSFHRNSSHHRDILNNGQEFHYIRILENKTECLDCPVNETEDWEGDSYNEDWEDELESEWNDDGDAHNIIINEDGIKINVADEKDTLKIKIGN from the coding sequence ATGAACAAGACAGTAAACATAAATTTAGCAGGCACATTTTTCCACATCGACGAAGATGCTTTCGGAAAATTATCACGCTATCTGGACGCGATAAAGAAATCGCTATCCGATCCACAGGGCGGTGACGAAATATTGCGAGATATTGAAGCGCGTATTGCCGAACTTTTTTCAGAAAAACTGGAAAGTAGTTCTCATGTTATCACCCTAAAGGAAGTGGATGCCGTCATTAAGGTGATGGGACAACCCGAAGATTATATGGTAGATGAAGAAATCTTCGAAGATACTCCTTCAACTGCCAAAACCAGAAAAAGCACATCGCACAAGCAACTTTTTAGAGATATCGACAATAAATTTATCTCGGGTGTATCCTCCGGTCTTGCACACTATGTAGGTATAGACGCTATTTGGATCCGACTTTCATGGGTGTTACTTACGCTATTAACCAGTGGAATTTTTATTGTAATCTATATCCTCTTTTGGATTCTGGTTCCTGCTGCTGAAAGTACTTCAGACAAGCTAAAAATGACAGGAGAACCCATCAATATTTCGAATATTGAAAAAAAGTTCAAGGAAGGATATGATACAGTTGCCGATAAAGTAAAAAGCGTTGACTATGACAAATACGGGGAAAGAGTAAAAAGCGGGACAACCGGTTTTTTCGATGCCCTCGGTAGTATCCTTCTAACAATCCTTAAAATATTTGTCAAATTTATTGGAGTGATTTTAATTATAATCTCTTTATCGACCCTCATCGGACTCATTGTTGGTTTATTCACCTTTGGCTCCATAGATCTTTGGGGACATGGAGAAGTAATGGATTACATTGCATTGGTAGATACCACAAATGCCCCAATCTGGCTTATTTCCTTATTAGTATTATTGGCGGTAGGTATTCCATTTTTCGTCCTCTTTATTTTGGGACTGAAATTGTTAATCGATAATTTAAAATCGATTGGCACGCCTGCAAAAATAATCTTACTGGCAGTTTGGTTTTTATCCATTATTGGACTGGGGATTTTAGGAATCCGTCAGGCAACCGAACAGGCGTATAACGGAGAATTTGTTGAAGAAACAGCCTTATCCATTCACACCGGTGATACCTTGAGATTGGCTATGGTCGCCAATAAGCACTACGAGTATAACGTGCGAAGAAGCGGCGGCGTGGAAATTAAGTACGATGAAAATGACGAAAAGATTATCTATTCCAACGATGTTCGACTTATAATTCGTTCCACTCGTGATTCTATTGGAAAAATAGTTGTGGAAAAAACAGCCGAAGGGAAAAGTTTGTTAGAAGCCAAGAAGAGAGCGGAAGCCATCAACTATAACTTTTCGGCGAATAATAATTCTGTTCTACTGGATGGCTATTTTTTAACCAACATAGACAACAAGTACCGAAATCAGGAGGTTCAGGTAATTATGTACTTACCTGTGGGAACGATTCTTTATGCCGAAGAAAATACTTACTCCTTCCATAGAAATAGCTCACACCATCGTGATATTCTAAACAACGGACAGGAATTTCATTACATTAGGATTCTTGAAAACAAAACCGAATGTCTGGATTGTCCTGTAAATGAAACCGAAGACTGGGAAGGTGATTCGTACAATGAAGACTGGGAAGATGAATTAGAAAGCGAATGGAATGACGACGGCGACGCGCATAATATTATCATCAACGAAGACGGTATAAAGATTAACGTGGCCGATGAAAAGGACACCTTAAAAATTAAAATAGGAAATTAA
- a CDS encoding PadR family transcriptional regulator yields the protein MKIENTKAQMRKGVLEFCILSILKDGEAYTSDILETLKDAKLLVVEGTIYPLLTRLKNAGLLAYRWEESTGGPPRKYYDLTETGKLFLKELNTTWSELQQAVDRVTSEKTTK from the coding sequence ATGAAAATCGAAAACACAAAAGCGCAAATGCGAAAAGGAGTACTGGAGTTTTGTATCCTTTCCATTCTAAAAGATGGAGAAGCCTATACAAGTGACATTCTGGAAACTCTTAAAGACGCAAAATTGCTTGTTGTGGAAGGGACAATTTATCCGCTGTTAACCCGCCTTAAAAATGCAGGGTTATTAGCGTATCGCTGGGAAGAATCGACCGGCGGACCGCCACGCAAGTATTATGACCTTACCGAGACCGGTAAACTATTTTTAAAAGAATTAAACACAACCTGGAGTGAATTGCAACAGGCCGTAGATAGAGTAACTAGCGAAAAAACTACAAAATGA
- a CDS encoding DUF4870 domain-containing protein encodes METTISENQKNVGALIHLSTFLKYFFPFANFFAPLLLWTFNKEKEFVDSHGKQAINFQLSILMYTVIIGLICLPFFIIFATDFISLIDVIDHRAHEIRFSEIKNLGGYALLFCLVALLLFGLFVLELYAVVSATVKAAKGELYKYPLSIPFIKTTIENQSKDEHTS; translated from the coding sequence ATGGAAACAACAATTTCAGAAAATCAAAAAAACGTAGGAGCTTTAATACATCTCTCTACCTTTCTTAAGTACTTTTTTCCTTTTGCCAATTTTTTTGCGCCACTCTTATTGTGGACCTTTAATAAGGAGAAAGAATTTGTGGACAGTCACGGAAAGCAGGCAATTAATTTTCAGTTGAGTATCCTAATGTACACTGTAATTATCGGGCTCATTTGTCTCCCCTTCTTTATAATATTTGCCACCGATTTTATTTCGCTTATTGATGTAATCGATCACAGAGCACATGAAATTAGATTTTCAGAAATAAAAAACCTTGGCGGATATGCATTACTTTTTTGCTTAGTTGCCTTATTACTATTCGGGCTATTCGTTTTAGAATTATACGCCGTAGTATCTGCAACAGTAAAAGCCGCAAAAGGAGAGTTGTACAAATACCCTTTAAGCATACCATTTATTAAAACAACCATCGAAAATCAATCAAAAGATGAGCACACTAGTTAG
- a CDS encoding DUF4442 domain-containing protein: MPLKPSQINTFLFLKLPSAFFCGVRLKSISETSCTTTVKHRWINQNPFKSIFWAVQGMAAELSTGALVMSYIKECNKPISMLVANNKATFNKKAKGRITFECTDGILIKEAINATIASGEGQTCWMKSVGKDAAGDIVSGFEFEWTVKIRS; encoded by the coding sequence ATGCCTCTAAAACCTAGTCAGATAAACACTTTCTTATTCCTCAAACTTCCTTCGGCTTTTTTTTGTGGGGTCCGACTTAAAAGTATTTCAGAAACAAGTTGTACTACCACCGTAAAACATCGCTGGATCAATCAGAATCCGTTTAAATCTATTTTTTGGGCAGTGCAAGGCATGGCAGCCGAATTGAGCACAGGCGCTTTGGTAATGAGTTATATAAAAGAATGTAACAAGCCAATTTCTATGCTGGTGGCTAATAATAAAGCCACTTTTAATAAAAAAGCAAAAGGAAGAATCACTTTTGAATGTACAGATGGCATCCTAATAAAAGAAGCCATCAATGCAACCATTGCGTCGGGCGAAGGTCAAACCTGTTGGATGAAATCTGTGGGTAAGGATGCGGCAGGAGACATTGTTTCCGGTTTTGAATTTGAATGGACTGTTAAAATTAGATCTTAA